The Argentina anserina chromosome 5, drPotAnse1.1, whole genome shotgun sequence genome includes the window CATGTCAAACATTCGAAAAATGATAGGAGTTTGTCCACAGGtgtctctctatctctctcaaAGCAAAAAATATGCTATGTACTTATTTTTCTACCTAAGTGCAACCTTCTTTGTTATTTTGTAACTTAAATTTGCCTGTTTATTATCTCTATCCATAGTTTGATATTTTATGGGATGGATTGTCCGGGCAAGAGCATCTCAACATCTTCGCTAGCATCAAAGGACTACCTGCAGCATCAATTAAATCGTTAAGTGCCAGTGCCAGAGTATTTTGAGCAGGTTTTGATAAACCTACTAGAATTTAGAGTTGGTAATAGATTTGGTTGTCAAAATCATTTCATGCTCATCTgctttgagaaaaaaaaaactactaaTTCGTCATGTAAGAGATGAATAATGCTTTTCAAATGTATGCTACTACGAAGTCACTCGAAGAGGTGAAACTTACTGATGCAGCCAAAATGAGAGCTGGTAGTTACAGTGGAGGAATGAAGCGTCGCCTGTGTTGCAATAGCCTTTATTGGTGATCCGAAGTTAGTTATCCTGGATGAACAGGTAACGACATTGCAACTTATCCCTTTAGTTATTcatcttattttctttggttACATCACTTACATGCCTTGGTTTATAATCTGCATACTGGTATGGATCCAATATCAAGAAGGATTTGGGACTGGTTCTATTGCGAAAGTGAGAATAAGAGATAACACAAGTGAACAAGAGCTTCCACCACACTATGGGGATGAAATTGCAACATCTCAGTAGGAAGCTGTGAAGCAGTTATTTAGTAACGTATGTTGCTTTCAAATAACTCGAGGAAGTTATTTACAGGCACATCCAAGTTAAGTCCTAACATGGCAGAACGTCTCACTAAAAGAACATACCAAAGCATATCTGACATTTCTGATTCCTCATGATCGAGAGGAAATTTTGGCGGTAGAAACAGTAAGTACTAAAAGAACCTCTAAGTAAGAGTCGTGATTTTCTGCTGTTTTAATTctgctcatatatatataatggagAATTTTTTTGAACTTCAAGATTAAGAAGATGATCTTGGCATAGCAGACATTCAACTTGGGCTTGCAACTCTTCGAGTATTCCAAAAAGAAACAGCAGGGGGGAGATTGGTTACTCTCACATTAACATCTGGTGTTGGTTCAGGTAAACTCCTTCCTTTCATTTCACTGATATCCTTGCTCGTTTTCATGAATATGTTCATTTTGGTTACTTAATCTTGGTAAAGGAGTTGCATATTCCAGTAGGAGCTACGTTTATTGGGATTCCAAGAACGGAGTCTGAGTCCAaatggtttagggttttagggtaCATACATTGGCAGCCCATTACactgttaaaaaaaactacttGCATAAAGAATTTACGCAAATCAACATCATGATGGAGAAATAGACAACGACTTTCCAATACGTTTAACATCAACCA containing:
- the LOC126793845 gene encoding LOW QUALITY PROTEIN: ABC transporter A family member 2-like (The sequence of the model RefSeq protein was modified relative to this genomic sequence to represent the inferred CDS: inserted 2 bases in 1 codon; substituted 1 base at 1 genomic stop codon), translating into MELWPALTGSPGSGLGIARFNSKIMLGLWVNFAKDQLFWLLGPNGAGKTTAINCLTGITPITGGDALIYGHSARSSVGMSNIRKMIGVCPQFDILWDGLSGQEHLNIFASIKGLPAASIKSLSASSLEEVKLTDAAKMRAGSYSGGMKRRLXVAIAFIGDPKLVILDEQNVSLKEHTKAYLTFLIPHDREEILANFFELQDXEDDLGIADIQLGLATLRVFQKETAGGRLVTLTLTSGELHIPVGATFIGIPRTESESKWFRVLGSLHMDGQSLPEEDYYLGAYLLQRDGKVTLDLQSKQSKAP